TGCTTCCGCTTCGCGGGTAATCTTTTCGGCGATGGCATTTGCTTGCAGGATAGCTTCCTGTCTGGCGATTTCCGCAGGAACAATCTTTTCAGCCTTCAATGAAGATTCTACTTTCCGTGCCTTAGCTTCTTCCACTTCCTTTTGTGCAATTTCGCGTGCAGTTTGTATGGCAGCCTCTGATTTTGCGGCAGCTTCACCTGCTTGCTTATCGGCATTGGCTTGTGTTACCGCCAGTTCTGCATTGGAAAGTGCTACCTCTTTCTGTGCGTCATTTCGTCCGATGGCAGCTTTCTTGGCAGCTTCCGCCTGTTTGATTTCCATATCCGAGTTTAGTTCGGCAACGCGGCTTTCTTTTTCTGTATTTGCCTGCTCGATACGGATACTCTTTTCAGCCTCAGCCTTTGCTACTTGTGATTCTTTTTCTGCATTGGCAATGGCTACTTGTGAGATTCTGTCTTTATCTGCATTTGCAACGGAAATTTCCTGTAGTTTTTTGGTTTCCGCAATAGCAATATCCTGGTCTTTGCGGGTTTCCGCTACTTTCGTTTCACGCTCCTTTATCTGGTTGGCAATTTTGATAGCACCCAGCTTTTCCTGTTCTTCAATGTTAGCCTGTGCTTCGTTCAGTGCTTTACTTTCAGCTTCCTTACCTAAATTGACAATGTAGTTGGCAGCGTCGCGAATGTCACTGATGTTGATGTTCATCAGATATAAACCGAATTTGCGAAGTTCGGTATCGATGTTGTCTTTCACTTTAGCCAGGAACTTATCTCGGTCTGAATTTAATTCTTCGATAGTCATATCGGCGATCACCATACGCATCTGACCATATACTACATCAGTGATTAAGTTCTGCTTGTCATCCATCGTTAATCCCAGCATACGTTCAGCAGCGTTTTGCATCACTTCAGGATCGGTGCTGATAGCTACAGTGATGGTAGTCGGCACATCTACACGAATGTTTTGAGCGGATAGTGCACCGGTCAGTTTACATTCGATCTGCATCGGTTTCATGGACAGGAATTCGTATCCCTGAATAATCGGCCATACAAAAGCCGCGCCACCATGATATAGCTTTGCCGACTTTTTATCTCCTCCTGTTTTACCATATACAACGAGGACTTCATCACTCTTACATTTGCGGTAGCGCGAAAGGATACCAATAAAAGTAAGTAGGATGACTGCCACTAATATAGCAGCCATGATTAACATTTCTTGTGTCATAAAATAGTGTATTTGAATAGTTATTGAATGAATAGTGTTCCGTCTTTGTAGCTGGTGATCATTGTTCTGTCGCCAGTCTGGTATGCTTTTCCGGATTCGGAGATGACGTCTACTTCGCGCATGGCTCCGTCCCGGGTGGTCTGTACGGTATATTTGCTGTTACTTTGTTTGAAATAGATTACACATTCCCGTCCCACCAGCTGGTCGGTCTGCTCGGAGCGGTTTACTTGTTGCAGTTGATAAGCTTTTTTATAAAGGAACCACACGGCGAAAACAAAGAAGAGTCCAATCAGGATGGCGATGATATAGCTTTGGATTTCCGTGTTGCCTGCCAAGTACATGTACCAGCCAAATCCGATTCCGAAATGGGTGAGTCCTTTAAAAGAAACTACGCTACTAATATCAGCATCCACGTCCATATCTGCATCTACATCTCCGAAAAAGATGGATAATACGAATTGGATAATAAAGATTCCTGTCGTAACGAGGGCGATGGTGAGGAAAATGCTACTACTCATAATTGTAAAGTATTAGTAAATCATGATTATTTTGTCCTGTAAATATACAGGTTTATGCGAATTATACAAAGATAAATGAGATAAAATGATTAATTTTGCGCGCGAAAACCCTAAAAAGAGGAATTAGCGTGCAAAGGTATTTTATTTATTTGGCTTACGA
The Bacteroides caecimuris DNA segment above includes these coding regions:
- a CDS encoding flotillin family protein, translating into MTQEMLIMAAILVAVILLTFIGILSRYRKCKSDEVLVVYGKTGGDKKSAKLYHGGAAFVWPIIQGYEFLSMKPMQIECKLTGALSAQNIRVDVPTTITVAISTDPEVMQNAAERMLGLTMDDKQNLITDVVYGQMRMVIADMTIEELNSDRDKFLAKVKDNIDTELRKFGLYLMNINISDIRDAANYIVNLGKEAESKALNEAQANIEEQEKLGAIKIANQIKERETKVAETRKDQDIAIAETKKLQEISVANADKDRISQVAIANAEKESQVAKAEAEKSIRIEQANTEKESRVAELNSDMEIKQAEAAKKAAIGRNDAQKEVALSNAELAVTQANADKQAGEAAAKSEAAIQTAREIAQKEVEEAKARKVESSLKAEKIVPAEIARQEAILQANAIAEKITREAEARAKATLAQAEAEAKAIQMKLEAEAEGKKRSLLAEAEGFEAMVRAAESNPAIAIQYKMVDQWKEIAGEQVKAFEHMNLGNITVFDGGNGSTSNFLNTLVKTVAPSLGVLDKLPIGETVKGIINPESKTEEKPATKADGEKR